The DNA sequence atatttttaaatatgtgttataCATTAACATGGATTGTTAGTAAAATAGGTTAACAATAACCTTCTGctcctatttaaaatgttttcggtatttgtatgtgtaaataatgtcaaccaaataaaaataataatattaatgtgaaTTCACAGAATAATCTGAAAGGACGAAAAAAATATTTGCCTACaacaaatgtatgtatgtgttacAAATGTAATGTCCATGtatatttcttatttaattttaatttttctcatttattttaaagtccaCCTTCTGTAGAACAATACTGCTGTTAACATTTATACTATAGATGACATTAAtctaatcataataataataataataattataatagtaataataataatcaaacgCTGCCATTTTCAGAAAACGAAACCAATAACACTTTAATATAGATTCTGTTCTTGTCACTACAAGAATACACATATACAAGCCATAAATAGGAATTACACAAATGATTGAAGAAATCCTGCGAggcatttaaattcatttaggAATCCAGTTACGCAGACAGGCTATTTTACAGCAGGTTGTTGTATGTCTTTGGGGTCCATTCCTGAAGCCGACTTCTGAACAGATCTCGTGTCACATTATCTTTActtctaattattattatcattattattatcaacatCCTTTCTCAAAATAATTAGGCTACTAACAAACTAGACAACTAAAACGGTGGGAAACGTCAAAAATATCTGAAATACATATTGTACACAAactctatatttatttatttatttttttttacaaatgtacaaattgaAGGGGAACAAAGTCCACGTCGGATGGAGGGGGGTAAGAATTTATGATGAGTTCATAATTGGCCTGGAATAGACGCCTTGGTAGTAACTTGTGTCGGGTATGGTTGAAGAATCCAGACCGGCTTTCCCCGCCATGGAGCCCATGGAAAGAGCCCCTGTCATGGGGGAGCCATAGCCGGAGTAATGCATCACCTGCTCGTAAGTCTTTAGGTCCATTTTGTGATGCTGCTGCTCCGACGACATGAGGTTATTGATGGAGAACGGGTGGTTGAAGGAGTAGTGGTGCTCCGGCTTCAAGTGAGCCTCGTGCGCCAGGACCGAGTGATGCTGAGACATGAGGTGCTGCCCCTGTGACACCGGAGAAGCTGCGGCGTGCTCCGGGCTCAGGGCCTGGCTCGTCTTCATGTCCGACAGAGACCTTTTGTGCTCGCCCGAGGAGGAGTTGGAGTGCGGGGACTCGTTGCCGTTGCAGctctcagagctgctgttgGAGGAGCCGCCGTCTCCCGATTTGCGACCAGTGTCCTTCATGGTCATCTTCTTGTCGCACTTGAAGCGCTTCTGCCTCCTCAGGTAGCAGCCGTTCTCAAACATGTTCCCAGAGTCTGGATGGAGAGTCCAAAAGGAGCCTTTTCCGGGTTTATCCGGCGATCTGGGCACTTTGATGAAACAATCATTGAACGACAAAGAGTGGCGAATGGAGTTCTGCCAGCGCTGCTGGTTCTGTCGGTAAAAAGGGAAGAGGTCCATTATCCACTGGTAGATCTCGGCCAGTGTCAGCATCTTACTGGGAGACTGCTGGATGGCCATGGTGATGAGAGAAATGTAGGAATACGGAGGTTTGGCGTGCGTGTAGCTCCTGCGGTAAGTCTTAGGGTCCCTGGACCTGTTGATGTTAGACTGTCCGTAAATGGGGCTCATGGCGTTCATGTTGGTGTAAGATGTCAGTGCGTTCATAGACGCAGGCTGTGCGGTCATGGGACTCATGCTGGGGCTCAGGGCGGCGCTCATTGCCGTCATGCCCGCGCCCATTCCGTTCATGGCTCCGGTGCCTGGCGACATGCCGGTCATAGAGGGACTCATGCCCGTGTTGACGTATGACATGTTCATGGAGTTGGCCGTCATGTTGGCGGTGGTGCT is a window from the Channa argus isolate prfri chromosome 16, Channa argus male v1.0, whole genome shotgun sequence genome containing:
- the foxa2 gene encoding forkhead box protein A2 is translated as MMLGAVKMEGHEHTDWSTYYGEPECYTSVGNMNTGLGMNSMNTYMSMSGMSTTANMTANSMNMSYVNTGMSPSMTGMSPGTGAMNGMGAGMTAMSAALSPSMSPMTAQPASMNALTSYTNMNAMSPIYGQSNINRSRDPKTYRRSYTHAKPPYSYISLITMAIQQSPSKMLTLAEIYQWIMDLFPFYRQNQQRWQNSIRHSLSFNDCFIKVPRSPDKPGKGSFWTLHPDSGNMFENGCYLRRQKRFKCDKKMTMKDTGRKSGDGGSSNSSSESCNGNESPHSNSSSGEHKRSLSDMKTSQALSPEHAAASPVSQGQHLMSQHHSVLAHEAHLKPEHHYSFNHPFSINNLMSSEQQHHKMDLKTYEQVMHYSGYGSPMTGALSMGSMAGKAGLDSSTIPDTSYYQGVYSRPIMNSS